ACTATCGCGGCGACATTTTTTCCACGCGGACTTTTTAGAATCTCTTCAATTTTTTCTGGATCTATTGAATAGTTTTCTTTTTCAATGTCGGCAAAATAAACGTCAGCTCCAAGGTGGCGCACGCTGGCTGCCGTGGACACAAAAGTGTAGGGCGTTGTTATAACCGCTTTGCCTGGTTTTACGCCAAGAGCTTCCATTGCAAGAATCATTCCGCTTGTGTTGCTGTTAACGGCAAGTGCAAACGGTGAATTTATTTTTTGCGCGAATTCTTTTTCAAATTCATGCGTTTCTTTTCCTGTTGTAAGCCAGCCGCTTATTAGAACATTTGTGCAGGCTTGCTCTTCTTCTTCTGAAATTGAGGCTTTAAAAAAAGGCACATTCATTTTTTTTAGTTCTGTTTTTTGCTCGCTTAAACTCATTATAAAACCGCCTTTGCATAAGACTTTTCATTTTTTGAAGATGCGTTTTCTTCACGCTTGTAAAATTCATCAAGCGTCGGAACTGCTTTTCTTAAAATTTTTTTCAGCGCAATGCTGTTTCTGTAAAGTTCTTCTTTTCCTTTTGAAAGCACGCAGATTGGCTTTAAAGAATCAATCAGTTCATCAAGCAAAAAATTTTGGGGTGAAATATTTGTGAGCTTTAGAATTTTTTTGTATTCAGTCGACTCTGGATTTTCCTCTTTTAGCCACAAAGGTTCTTCCAAGCGTTCGCCTTTTCTTGCTCCGATAAACTGAATTTTTATTTCTTTGTCCGGCGTAAATCCAGAAAATTTTATTACCTGCTTTGCAAGCTCCAGAATTTTTATAGGCTCGCCCATGTCCAAAAGATACGACGCTCCGTTTGTTCCAACTCCTCCAGTCTGAAGCACAAGAGAGCAGGCTTCTGGAATCGTCATAAAATAACGCTCCATTTGCGGGTCGGTTACAGTTACAGGACCTCCGTTTTGAATCTGCTCCATAAAAATAGGAAGAATTGAGCCGCGGCTTCCAAGAACGTTTCCGAAGCGGACAAACATAAACGCTTGTTTTTCCTTTGCTTTTTGCGCAGCCTGAATTACAAGTTTTTCACATAGCATTTTGCTTGCACCGTAAACGCTTACAGGCTCAACCGCTTTGTCTGTTGAAATAAGCACGAATTTTTCAGTGCCGGATTCAAGAGCGGCATCCAGAAGATTTTTTGTTCCGAACACATTGTTTTCAATTGCGGCGATTGAATTTTCTTCCATCATTGGAACATGCTTGTATGCGGCGCAGTGAAAGATAACATCAGCATGAGTGTGAGAAATTATGTATTTTACATATTCCCTGTCTTTCATGTCGCCGATTATGGGAACAATCGAAGCCTTTTGTCCTACGCCTTCATCCTGAAGAACATGAAGCTCTCTGTAAATATTTACGATTGAATTTTCGCCGTGCCCAAAAAGATAAAGCCGTTCTGCTCCGCCTGAAAGAAGCTGCCGTGCAAGTTCACTGCCAATTGAGCCGCCCGCGCCTGTTATGAGAACACGTTTTCCTCTTAAATATGAAAGGCTTTTTGCAAGCGGAATTGTTACTGGAGTTCTTCCAAGAATGTCCAGCGGATTTATGTCTCGCGCCTGAATTATGTGGGCTTTCTCGTCAATGACTTGGCTTATTGAAGGCAGAATTTTTATCTGAAGAAATCCGCATTTTTTTAGGGAAGAATAAATTTTTCTGATTCTTTCAACTGGCGCGCTTGGAATTGCAATTACGGCTTGGTCTGCTCCGTTTACACGTAAAACGTCAGCAATGCTGTCAATCGGACCTAGAACAGGAATGCCGTCAATTTTTGTTCCGATTAAATTTTTATCATCATCAAGAAACGCAGAAACTGTTCCAAAGACTTTTTTTTTCGCAATGTCGTTTGCAATCATTTGTCCGGCAAAGCCTGCGCCTATTATATATAGTCTGCCTTCGATTTTATTCATTTTCCCCTCGGATACTCTAGCAGTCTACCATATAATGCTGATTTCTTCAATGTTGGCTTTTTGCGACGCAGGATTAGCCTTCGGAGATTTTTTTTACTTCAGTTATGAATTCTTCAAGATTTGTAAAATGGCGGTACACGCTTGCGAAACGGATGTATGCGACTTTGTCTACGGAATTAAGCTTTTTTAGAACAAGCTCTCCGATTTCTTCTGTTGAAATTTCGCGTTTGAGTTTTCCGGCTGTGTATGCCTCGTCTTCGATTTCG
The sequence above is drawn from the uncultured Treponema sp. genome and encodes:
- a CDS encoding nucleoside-diphosphate sugar epimerase/dehydratase encodes the protein MNKIEGRLYIIGAGFAGQMIANDIAKKKVFGTVSAFLDDDKNLIGTKIDGIPVLGPIDSIADVLRVNGADQAVIAIPSAPVERIRKIYSSLKKCGFLQIKILPSISQVIDEKAHIIQARDINPLDILGRTPVTIPLAKSLSYLRGKRVLITGAGGSIGSELARQLLSGGAERLYLFGHGENSIVNIYRELHVLQDEGVGQKASIVPIIGDMKDREYVKYIISHTHADVIFHCAAYKHVPMMEENSIAAIENNVFGTKNLLDAALESGTEKFVLISTDKAVEPVSVYGASKMLCEKLVIQAAQKAKEKQAFMFVRFGNVLGSRGSILPIFMEQIQNGGPVTVTDPQMERYFMTIPEACSLVLQTGGVGTNGASYLLDMGEPIKILELAKQVIKFSGFTPDKEIKIQFIGARKGERLEEPLWLKEENPESTEYKKILKLTNISPQNFLLDELIDSLKPICVLSKGKEELYRNSIALKKILRKAVPTLDEFYKREENASSKNEKSYAKAVL